Below is a genomic region from Sebastes umbrosus isolate fSebUmb1 chromosome 20, fSebUmb1.pri, whole genome shotgun sequence.
CCACAACAAAAGGATGTTGGTCTGCTAGTTGGTACACCACTATAGTCACgactgaaatatctctacaaccactggatggattgccatcaCCACATGACCATGTGCTTCATACGCCATCTAGGTTCATCGTTAAATCcgaattttaatttgtccagtactttgatttatgactaAAAATACCCGCAAAACTAGGGATTGTTTtattgaagtggggttgtatgagttacttttccatagtcagtgtatcacctacagtagatgacggtcggcaagcccccagtttggaaaaacagacaggaatAATAGCGAAATATTCTATTTatggaatattttcactgctttaccttgccgtcagacagccctttacagCGGAGAATTGAAGCCGTTATattcatctatgctctcttcaaagccaccagactccattgaaaaaaacagtaattttaccttgcagaacaccggagttgctggtctaccgctgcctcgattggttagtttgatTGTGTTAGTTTAGTtaagtttattattttattttgacagggACAGTACATAGTATTAAAACATTTCTGGAAATATACCAGAGTTAGTAAGTAAGGCTAATTTTCATCTGTAATCCCTGTGCAGGCAATAGTCAAAACACAGACGTTAGGAATAAAAGCACATGATACAAAATTTGCAgatacaaacagagagacaaaagagTTCTTATAATACACAGAATCAACAATAGCATGACAACAATCAATAGACAGCATGACAgtacaaacaacaaacagcatGACAACAATGTTAGGACTGGGAATGTGTGGATATTATGTACACTGTACGGCAACACGCTAAGCAGGAGGAGCTCTTACACTAAATATAATAAAGACAAGTAAGACGATACATAACATCTCACTGTCTcactattgtgtgactttggtgaatccgaactgaccatttaaaacaccaaagtcacacaataacacaaacaaactaaccgattaaggcagtggtagaccagttctgcaaggtaaaagtactgtttgtcaatggagtctggtggctttgaagagagcatagatacaacggcttcagtgaTCTCAACAGTAGCCATCTTGCTCCGTGTCTCATCTGTGAGCCAGGACGTACGTCTTGTTGCACTTCGCTGCCCCGGCTCGCTACGGCAGCAGCATTCTTGCTCGAAGAGACAGTTTCCTCTTGATATATACCCACAGCCAGTCTTACACGCAGGACTGACTTCTACCACATCCTGCCCATTCAGCTCACCAGGCAGCAGATTTGTATCTCAAGTCTCACAGGGTCATGATTATACCCTTCAGTGTTGAAAAGCTCCTTTCTGAGACATCCTGAATACGGTCCACTAGACCCACACAGTTATCAAGAACACTTGGCATCACAGTATAATTTTGAAATGCCAGAGGGATATTTGTAGCCGAGCTCTTTTTGCGTTTTGGTGGAGCCGACTGTTCACTTTGTGCTCCTTTTGTCATCTAAGCTCATTCATAATTCAGGGTTTGGTGGTCAGCGCCGTTAGGGTGATTGTTAGTGTTGTGTGACTCGTGAAGATCAGAGACCTCCATAGATAGCTCATACATTATGGATCTCTGCCGCAGTGACGGCGAAGGCCACTGGAAGCTCAGACctattcataaaaaaacgtcaggCAGACAAATAGATTGGGGGCAGGAAGTGCGTTTGTGAACATTTAATTAGCCGTTAGTGCCGCAGAAATTGAGGCTGCAGCGGCTGTCGTAATAACCATCAtgatttactgtgttttttttcctgctcgCTGTTTACACGCCGGCTTTAATTGGACAGAGATCTACGAGTCTCAATCAGGACACATATAGCTCCTATAATGAAGTGTACAATGAGCTGAGGGGTTTGATTTTAATCATAGAAGAGGCCAACTCCATAGAGACTGCCTTTGTTCAGCTCTAAACAGGAAGACATTTTCTGTCATCAGGGAGCCAGAACATTCCTTACTACATTAATTACAATATACTATACCAACTGAAGAGGGCTGTAAGCAGTCTACTATAtatgaaaaacacttttttagtTCTTGTGGTGCTCCTCAGTGAtcagtagtaaaaaaaaaaaaaggaccatCGTGCATTATTTAGCATGCTCATACAATATCATGAGCACTATTTCAGTTCAGCTAGCCACTTTGAACATGTCAGAGTTGTTCCGAGTCCTAACTGAGCTGCCGATTGTCAAAACACAGGTTTGTGATCGGGCGAGAGAAGCCGGGCGAACAGAGCGAAGTGGCCCAGCTCATCCAGCAGACCCTGGAGCAGGAGCGCTGGCAGAGGGAGATGATGGAGCAGCGCTACAACCAGTACATGGACGAACAAGAGGTGAGCTTTTAAAGACCCTCTGAGACCAGGAGTACTGGTGGAGGATCTAATGTGGGCTGACaaaactgcttgttttgtcaTTCTTGAATCAGTGGTAGTACAGCGTCTGCACATGCACAGTGCAGAAGTGAAGTGGTGCAAGAATGAGTCcttaaaacccggaaatgagttcgcattttagcacttctggttccctcgtcagAAAGTCAtttggtttttagttagatgcctgatttagagtctgtggttaacacaagctgaagagatttaacGTTTTgatctatgatataaaatatgtcagtaaaaatcccactcatgaattttgaagcttttataagtcttaaaaaaggtggttactaacaagtggctaaatgacactgcaaaacgtcatcacgcccaACTCTAGTCCGCCTTaagcttagtggtggtgacgtgaagtcatgcgaccgtggtgtagtttgtttatagcatAACGTTAGCTCTTTACTTctgctgattgcattcacacttcaaaaaacataaaagtgatcaaaaatcaaaaatctgcagccaaactaaaagttgggaaaagctTAACCTTaagcggcgaagtgcggccagatctgcagccaatcagtaaacagatcctgtgactcctgtgacgtgttgacctgtgttacaaagaatttctttccgcctgaaacacatgaacatacaGTACCTCCCAGGTCCGCAGAAAAAATGTATTACTGCGGTgagccgcacttcgccgctgcttGGTGTGAATCCGGCGTTACCTTGATGTTTACCTGCTATGAATAGTTGAATATGAAAAAGAAGAGGCTttgtgtaaaaaatactctCAAAGTTCATTCAAATCTTTCTTCTAAAGGCATTAGAAAGCATTAAATGTTATTCTCTGACACCTGCAGACTCCCCTGCAATTCCAAATTTAGAAAGAAATATATCTGAAtgtattaatcaacatttaaagTCAGCAAAAGCATCACTAAATAGCTTTAAAGTTGATGTAAACTTGTCAACTTGCACAGGCACAAAATACTTCCTTAAAAttgaaaacagcttttttttttgcaatctgTATGTCTTTGGTTCCCCTTTAGGATTATGAAATTGATCCCATGATGAAGAGAAGTGACCCTCTGTGGTGTGGCTGTGTGGCACGTAGAATCAGGCTGATCAAACGATAAGCTCGGCTGCAGACAGATCAGGATGACTCACATTTGGATGTCATTTGATTTGTTAATCTCATGTGTCTCAGATGTTTTTAGTTTTACATAAACGGAGCATGTGGTCAAAGAAACGGCTGTAGTTTCATAATTACACCAGAGAGGAAGTTGCCCCATTCATGCAACGATGATGGTGGGTGGTTCTTGAAAAGCATTGGGTTGTGTAATGGAAAGTACAGTAAGCTATTTGGAGTTTTACACCATCTAGTGGCTGTTTGGTGTCACAGCACGGAAACGTGCTTTTAAAGGCACCATTAAAgtagagatgaaatgaaaaatgcctttttaacccttttagatcacatcaACCGGTCGTATTGTGCACCTACTTGACAATATATGCAAACAAatctatttctttgtattttatatcaaaatccagTCATCTTTTCTTCTTGTAAGACAAAATATGATGCTTACATAAGCTAGTGCCGACCAATTTCAACCAGTAATATCACGACAtccacctgtcaatcaatctgcaactgACAACAATCTAAGCCCGCCCactttttagcggtccaatcaaatgcgaaggatttgatttaatgtgcgattaaatattttaatcgattgacagccctagtaaaaacaaaatcttaCTATTACAAACATAACAGATTCTTCTTCCCAAAATGTTGCTTTCTCTGTCAAAATGTTTCTGGTTTGCAATTTGAATGATCACACATGGTGTCCTGCTGCTGCAACATCTGGACTCAACTGGAAATACATCAAATAAGGATGCAAGATGTGACTTTAAAGAGTCGGCTCACCCCCCGTAATTTGGGTGGGCCGGTCCTTTAAATGTAATCTAATTACTCTGACTGTGAATGGGTTCTTAACCTGGTCCTCGTCCCTGCAGGGCGGTGAATACGGCACagacgaagaggaggacgaggacgaggaggtcAGTCCGCCGTATCCCAGTGCCATCGAGGTGTTTGACTTGGCAGAGAACGAGGACATGTCGCCTCTGGAGACGGACCCGGAGAAACTAGCACATAAATACAAAGAGGTGAGACGTGAACTCCTTAATTGGAGCATTTCCTGTGTAAtcactgcttattttctctAATGTGCCTCATGTATttaaaatctctctttttttgtaaagCTCCAAATAAAGCATGCTGTGACCCAGGCTGAGATCCAACAGCTTAAAAGAAAGGTAGGTTTGTTAAATTAACATCACATTTAATCATTGtttaggaagaagaagaagaaaagaagcatTTAATTATGGGTGTCTTTATTGAAACGGATGCTTCACTGCTGCTGTTTGCAGCTGCACCACGCGGAGCAGGACAAGCAACGCTGGCGTATGGATAAAGCCCAGCTGGAGCAGACCCTGCAGGAGAACAAGGAGCGCATGGAGAAGCTGGAGGGCTACTGGATGGAGGCTCAGAGCCTGTGCCAGGCGGTGGACGAGCACCTGAAGGAGACACAGTCCCAGTATCAGGCCCTGGAGCGCAAGTACAGCAAAGCCAAACGCCTGATTAAGGAGTATCAGCAGAAGTAAGACGGCGTGACTACGAGGGCTAAAAGAGTTGTGTGATTTATTATCACGTCTGAGTTAAACAGTCTGACACTGTGACCTGCTTCCTTCAACAGGGAGATTGAGTACCTGAAGAAGGAGACCCAGCGTTGTGCACAAGTTGGAGCTGAGGCCTCTCTTCTGAAGGAGGAGTCTGGGCAACTTCAAGAGCAGGTGGGTGACCGAGAGACGAACCTTTTCAATAATGAAATCTTGGTGTTGTTCAGCTCCTGCATGTTTTGTcctaaaataagtaaatatgaaCGGGAGTCatcggcgagagacaaatatttttttgatcccgtttgaattgcgccatgaatcacacatatgatgttagtcaatttaaaagataacttTCCATGTCAAgaaagaccggaggaaaacaaccaatcagagccgagctggagccttgccgtctctgagcagctgtcaatcactcgcgaactctgatcaaacggtcaaactaggcaacgttgatcaaatatgaatcaatattctgttactgtaattaatatttctcgcctcaaatgttttcagaatcatctcgtagtgcacggtttagctgtaaaataagaaagtttgtcaCCCGGTAGCCATGTTGAGGTCAGTTGAGGaattaccaagcaccgcccaccagccggggcaaactttctcattttacagctaaacagtaacaagaggtttctgaaaacatttgaggagagaaataggcattacagtaacagaatattaattaatatttgatcagcgctgcctagtttgaccttttgattagagttcgcgagtgattgacagctgcctccgctgAATGAGCAGCCActaggaacgctctctttctcaaatgacctgtgattggccaaagtcaatAACATTCTTCCTACTGCcacttaaatataaatatatggtTTGACAACAATTTGAGAAAACttcatgaatacatttaatatcagaaaaagTATTTCTtactttaaattattattaatctaTAAGAATGAAAGATTTTCtgtaattaattcagacttttggaccctactgtatttattttttacatgctttaacacacaaaagcagcataattaatattattttattattattttcatgttatgTTGGTGTGGTTTGAGATGGGATTGAGGGAGAGCCTTTCTGTGTATGTCCTTGTTGATGTTACTATGTtgattgtttaatttattatcattataattatttatgtgCTTAAATGTTTGTTAACTTCTATGTTTTGTACCAGACGACCCCCTTGAAAACGAGATCTCAAGGGGTTTATCCtctaatacattttgaaattctAATACGtgtgtttccctctctctcctctaggTGGCCGACCTGGAGTGCAGGGTGGAGGAGCTGAAATCTGAACCTTTATAAAAGCCTTTTGTCCGTCGCGTATCTCAGACAGCAGAACCTCACTAGCTGAAGGAGCAGATGACCTGCAGGGTATTTCTCGTCACCACCTCGAGCTCGGTTTTCTGGtcgcatactgtatgtgtgtcctcAGGCTTAGTATTTCAGCCACTTAACCCTTTTAACCATGTTTTTCTGTTACGGGAACGTGAAGAACGGTTTTATCATCACAACCACAGACTCCGTTGAGCTCTAGATGTACTGTTCCTTTTTCCATTTCCAGAGTATTTAATCCCTTAATTTGTGGTTTTTGTGACAGACCAGGCTGTTGCTTTTTAATTGCCAAAAAACGAaccccctttctttctttctttctttcgcCTAGTTTTGTGAcccttttttttgtacagatgtGATACTGTGTGGTTTAACAATcagtttggtttgtaaaaaatTTTAATATGTGTATAACATTTAACATAATATAAACTAATGAGATTGAGGGTTGTTGTATATTTTATGTGATGGGAGATTgcactgaagaagaagaagaagaagaagaagacaccgACAAGGTGCTTCACTAGAACAGAGGAATAAACGGGAACAATGTTTTGAGGTGTCTTCGAAGTTGTACAAACAGTAACCCAACCTTCGTAGGGGTCTTGTCACTTAACCTTGAGAACCACCTGCTGCCTACCTTTCAgaagtgtttgtgtattttttacaCATTAAGACTCATTATTGAGCGTCCAATCCTCCGGTTTCAACCCCCTCGCTTCTTTCAAAAAACAGGACCACAGAAACAAGCCTCCACAACTGCTGTGCCACAAATGAAAATGGATCTCTTTTTCCCCTCAAAATGGATGTTGTCAAGGACTTGTGTAACTGGTTATTAGTTAGGACTACTGATATAAGAACCATTACTGGACTGGGATGTTAAAGAAGCCGTTACCAGCAGCAAAGTTATAGATTTAAATGTCTCGAACCAGCAGCTGCACTTGACACCGCTGTGTGTAGCACATGGAAAACACTGCCAGGTTTATACCTGTTTCAATTTACGCACAGTTTAAAAATTGAGTCTACTTGTGTCAACTGTCATACCAGTATGTTTGTATAGTTCAGGTAAGACTGAagtattttaattttacttaatatttataatatagtCAAAGTGGAAATATGAGCTAACAAAGGACAAAAACTGACAAAAGCAATGTTCAATAGACAGTTATActgtgtcattaaaaaaagtagaTCTGGGTgactacaaaaacaaaattaagattaatgaattgaaaaaaaaaaacaggcatgtTATGagtattttcataatattaaggCTTGTACAGTGCACATGCTTTGCATTGTATGTTTTGTGGAATAAATGGTCAACAGTGATGATGGTCAAGCTGGTGGTTTTTATTTCAAAGCAAGCATCTTGTTTATGCGACTGTGCCGAGCTCCTTTACAGTGaatgattatattatattttctgctttcaaatcttaacataaaattcaactttttttggTTAAGAAATGCTTTAGCTTTAAACAAACTTAAGTTAAAATAACGTTATGTACAGGACATTCAACAATTCTCTGCAATTCTTGAACACGATTGTGAAGTACTTGACCATTTAGTGCAATTCAGTTTAAACTGAGAACAATTTAAAGCAGCGGGAGGCACAGTCTAGTTTATTTTTGGTGTTATTGAGCAAAACCTCCATAATtacttttcagcatatttgtaattcaagttGTAGCCCAGGGTAGGTAGTTTTCTGAAAGTAAAGTAACGCTGTGAGCTAGCCGCAGCCGTAAGCAGAAGgctaaaatatgaaataatatatgctggaatagcaacttttcctgcaggatatTCCGCCATTGAAtcaggctttcactatctgaaGAGATGTGCACACGTATCTGCATTtgtagaacagccaataggaacgctctcactctgaaatgacctgctgtgattggccaaagtctcccgtcacaggctagattttctaaagcctgaaaacagagccatgatgaggtgcagaagtctagttatcgctcagaacacttgaagtacaatatgctgaaaggttattatggaatttttgaccaatgatgccaaaaatattctgcctactccCACTTTAAGCCCCTCTACAGCGTTTCCAAAGCTGTCAAAATGTGGCTACAAGTGCATCTTCTGATGGTGTCTCCTGAGATGATAGTTTCTGGAAAAGCTCTTCCCACACTGGGTGCATTTGAACATCCTCTGTCCCAGGTGAAGCATCTGGTGAGCTTTGAGACTCTGCGGGCGGCTGAAGCTTTTACAACACTCGGGGCAGCTGTAGGGCCTCACGCCCGTGTGCTTCCTTTCGTGCCGCTTCAGATCTCCCGACTGCCGGAAGCTCTCGCCGCAGTGGGTGCACAGGTACGGCTTCTCGCCGGTGTGCGTCCTGAGATGCACGTTGAGCTGTCCGGTGTACGAGAAGCTTTTGCTGCAGTGGGGGCAGCTGTACGGCTTCTCGCCcgtgtgaatgcgttggtgcTGCTTGAGACCGTAGTGGTTCGTGAAGCCCTTCCCGCAGTCGGTGCACAAGAACAGCACCTTCACCTGCTGGAAGCACGAGTGGGATTTGAAAGCTTTGGCGCTTGCACAGCTCTTCCCGCAATGGGGgcatacatattttttctccccctcctcttcttcttcctcctcctcctcctcctcctcttcctccagctgtTCCACCAGGCTGTCTGAATCACAGTGGGACAGATACTCCACCGGGTGGTGCCTCTTGACGTGTTTAATAAGGTAGCTCTTCATAGTGAAGGAGAACTGACAGAAGGAGCACGGGAAGAGCTCAGACGAGCAGTGATACTTCATACAAGTGTTGCTCTTCTGGTGCTGCTTCAGGTTGCCAGATGTCGTGAAGACTTTACCGCAGCGGTCACAGCTGTAAGATTTTGCGTTCGCATGCACCATCTGCTCGTGTCTTTTCAGGAAGCCAGACTTACTGAAGGTCGCCCCACACTGACCACACCTGAGCTGCTTCAAAGCGCACTTATGCGCCTTGAGATCATCAGAGTTTCCGTATGTTCGTTTACAGCGATTGCAGCTGAACCATTTGTATTTTGCTAACTTACGATTTCTGACAGGTTCAGCGGAGCTCTCTGCGGGGCTGGTTAACGGCTTCTTGCAGACGGCTGCCCTTCGTTTTGGAGCTATGAGCTTGGTTATGGCAGAAATTTTAGATCCAGCACCAAGTCGCCGAGGCCTCTGACGTTTTTGGACACATTCGACCGTTTCAGCCGCTGATGGTTTTGGGCTGAAGTCTGGATCGTGGCTCTGATCGTCACCAGCAGGCACCGGATCATCTACTTCATCTGCCACTGTTGTCTCCGCCGTGTTATGCTCAGTTATGTGCTGCTGAAGAGCGTCTACGGAGGAAAAAGTCAGTGAGCACTCGGCACAGCTAAAGGGCATGGTGGTAGATTCCTCCGGGGCctcgttttgttttttgcccTTCTTGCTTTGCTTTTGGTGACGCTGCAGGTGCCTGGTCAGGTCGTTGAACTGGCCAAAGCACTTCTGACACACGGTGCAGACGTATGGACGCAACATTTCATGGACCATCACCTTGTGCTTTTTAAGGGATGCTTCATTTGTGAAGCTCTTACTGCAGTCTGAACAACTGGATTGGGATTCCTCTCCTGCAGGAGTACTCTCAGTTTCAGTTACATCCATGGCTTCTTGTACATTCTCACTTACATTCATGTCCTCTGTTTCCTCGGTTGCAGCTGGATCTGCCGTGTCAAGAAGTTCTGAGCTCAGTGTCTCTTTCATGTCCTGATTAGAAAcaatgtttgtgtctgttatCACAGCCTGCTTTCTGTGAACCAGTTGGTGTCTGATTAAGCCAGACGCCTGGCTGAAACTCCGCCTGCACTGCGGGCAGCAGTAGGGACGTTTGTTGGAGTGGACGCAAAGCTTGTGCCTCCTGAGGTGAGGGATTTGCTTGAAAGTCTTTCCGCAATCACCGCATGTCTTGGACTCGACAGGGTCGACGGATAACACCACCAGAGAGGCGGCAGAGTGACCTGAGTCAGCATGAGAAACAGGATTTTCAGGTTCAGCTGCCTCAGCAGCCGGTGTTGT
It encodes:
- the LOC119479326 gene encoding histone-lysine N-methyltransferase PRDM9-like, which gives rise to MSVRSTAVEWVETTEEVVIITEECLTPEDDNPAAAVIPVLEPAETPIQKLLDTVGQGDNPEADGGFCCEECLTLFQDQSDPANIGGPSFILDFPTSTGLPQRALLTLPYGLMIGRSSIPSAGIGVLNHGPIVSPGMHFGPYEGEVTTRENAMASDFSWEVYKEKDEYEYIDAARESHSNWMRYVNCARNKDETNLLAVQYKGSILFHCCRTIHPGDELMVWPSSTFLAHFSEAWTQVWVMKLNATESSTTATSQLFLCSQCQLSFTTESFLQRHTEYFHMQPEEDDTTPAAEAAEPENPVSHADSGHSAASLVVLSVDPVESKTCGDCGKTFKQIPHLRRHKLCVHSNKRPYCCPQCRRSFSQASGLIRHQLVHRKQAVITDTNIVSNQDMKETLSSELLDTADPAATEETEDMNVSENVQEAMDVTETESTPAGEESQSSCSDCSKSFTNEASLKKHKVMVHEMLRPYVCTVCQKCFGQFNDLTRHLQRHQKQSKKGKKQNEAPEESTTMPFSCAECSLTFSSVDALQQHITEHNTAETTVADEVDDPVPAGDDQSHDPDFSPKPSAAETVECVQKRQRPRRLGAGSKISAITKLIAPKRRAAVCKKPLTSPAESSAEPVRNRKLAKYKWFSCNRCKRTYGNSDDLKAHKCALKQLRCGQCGATFSKSGFLKRHEQMVHANAKSYSCDRCGKVFTTSGNLKQHQKSNTCMKYHCSSELFPCSFCQFSFTMKSYLIKHVKRHHPVEYLSHCDSDSLVEQLEEEEEEEEEEEEEEGEKKYVCPHCGKSCASAKAFKSHSCFQQVKVLFLCTDCGKGFTNHYGLKQHQRIHTGEKPYSCPHCSKSFSYTGQLNVHLRTHTGEKPYLCTHCGESFRQSGDLKRHERKHTGVRPYSCPECCKSFSRPQSLKAHQMLHLGQRMFKCTQCGKSFSRNYHLRRHHQKMHL